A stretch of DNA from Gasterosteus aculeatus chromosome 7, fGasAcu3.hap1.1, whole genome shotgun sequence:
CCTGATCCTCAAAGGGAAACTTTAGACCTTAACGCACAGACTTATCTTCGTCACACCGCTGGGTGCAGTCCATTGGATAATAAAGATTTAGTGTTAACCGACATGTTGTAGGTGGTAGGCAACAGCTATTAACAGAGTGTGGGATTTGGTGGCATGTGGTGGCGTGGTTGCAAATTACAGCTAACTAAAAACCCCTGCGCACGCTCTTTCCTTTAAGAGGTCGCTGTTTTGCCAGTTGCCAAATGTCAGTGTCTATTCTGACCATCACATCGGTACTGCAGGAACAACGGTACAGCTGACACGTGTTACCACAGTTTTCCTAAGTTCAGTAAAGGAATATTGTGCCCCTCAAGGTCATTTTTTACCAATGGATCGAAAATGCTCAAAGTGGTTTATTCAtctcaaccagatttcaggaaCAATGGTAGCAATACATTAGATCATCATGGAACAGTCTTTAACCAGACCAAGCGAGGTCAGGTCAATTGTCTTTAATGCCAGCGTTTACTCAGCGCCTGAAAGCAGCATCTGATCGCGTATAGCTTCAGTTGAACACGGACTGCAGATACAGAAACGGTGTCAGAGGTTTTCAGCTGCGTCTTTTAAATTGATGGCGCTGTTTTGCTATTTTTGTCTCATTGTTTGGGTTTGacagcacactcacacatcctCTAATCCCATAAGATAATAACTGATACTTTATCAGAGCAAGTTGCTGACACGTCAGCCAGAAGAGCAGGTGATATTAGATATTAGGTGATGTTATGTTAATATCACGATTACAGTATTCTGCACTGGTCTTGTGACTAACTTGTAATTGGACATTGAGTCAAGGTCAAAATGGTAATTTTTcaagtaaaatataaatatattagaaCATTCAACCTTTCTGTTCTCATTTAAGTGAACCGGGTGCCAAAATGGCTAATTGACAATCTGCTGTTCACTATTAACGGTTACTTTTATATTGAAACGAGGACGGACGTTTATATCCGTCACGTGAGAACAACAATTCATTTTCGAGTGCGTCTGTcagaccttcaaaataaaagatcaaATTGTGTAACGCGACCCTCGCGCCATGTGAACCGCCTCACCGGAAGCACCACCTTTCTTCCGGAGCCGGgtcagggcttttattttgacagcagATTGTAAAGCTCCGTTGGTTTAGCCCGCCCCGCTCGCCTTTAGCCCGaaagtggtgctgctgctgctgctgagcctCGGCGGTGTGTGCGCGCGGATGGTGGACTGTTcccggtgaagaagaagaagaaaaagaagaagaaaaaaaaaaaacaccgacaaccttccacctcctccacccccctctccaccccccctcagccACGCTTTAAAATGCCTCATCGCCGTGTGTAAACGGGCGAAACTTGGCGGCGGGGAGAGAGTCAGGACTCCGGGCGGGTTTGAAGGAAAATACAGGCAGGATGTTGCAAGTTTTAGCTTGTGGCGCCGTAGTTTTCCCCGGTCTCTTCTTCGCCTTCAGGAAAATCCTGCCGTGTGTGTTCAAATACTGGAGCGATGCCGACGTGGTGCTGGTCAGCGAGAGGTAACCGGACTAAATCCATCCTTCTTTTACACAACGTCGCTTCGTGGCCAAATGCGACCGAACGCTGTTAGCTAATGTATAGCATTTGACCTTGTTTGGAGGCTCGTAGCTAGTAAcgtcccccccctctcagtcAGTTAGCTAGCTAatcttgttattttattttatgtaacgTTAGCAAATTTACGATTACTGCTGGCTCCGTTGAATCACCGGATTACGTATTTTGTGTCATTGAATTTCCTGTTTCAACGAGTATCAACCGTTACGGTTTTTGCGCAAAATTGGCAcagtaatcccccccccccaaaaaataatccGCAAATATCACAGCTAGCGTCAAACTACGGCTCTCTGCACGGGGAACGTTATATAATTGTAGTCATATCATGGCAGAaaaataactgtgtgtgtgtgtgtgtgtgagagagagagagagcctgtgACTGTATTCAATTGGGCTCTTTCACAGTGACTATCATCCATCAGATTCTTCTCACATGCATTATTTTATGGTTTCCTTTCACATGCAATAACTGCTGGTCTTGTAACACCATCGGAaccttgcacccccccccccccccccctcaaggggggaggagggtgggggtgctTTGCAACAGCTCCACACAAGCAGGGACAAACCCAAGCAGTGTGTTATCATCAAATCTGCAGCCTCTTTGGTGACTTTTAGACCTCGCgacactgtttgtgtgtgcgtgtcagtgtgACATGCTCACATGTGCACAGCTCAGTTCAATGCTCATTTGTACGCTGTCACTCTTGCTAATCCTCTGAGCTCCGGTCAGGGTCGAGTGCTGAGCTAGCCGGGCTCCTGGAAAACACTGAACCTTGCTCCTGAATAATGCTCCCACTCATTTACCGACGCTCGTCTAAAGGGAAACGCTCCTGCACGCCTCTCAGAGGACGTTTCACCGCCTGGTTGGCAACCGGTCCCTCGAGGTCCCGTGTCGGCGGGGGCCACAAAGGGCCCAGGCATTGGAGCATCTCAATCATGGTGGAAAACCGGTTGGGTAGAATTCACGTGCGCGCTGAGATCGTACAGTttttgtgtccctgtgtgcTTTCTGTGCCTTGTGCAAATGTCATTTAGTTTAATAGATGCGTGTGCGCGGCCTTCAACAAATACATGCGGTAAAACATAACTGGCAGAACGCGCCGGTTAACTGTCGCTTGGAGCTCATGTACGCAATTTACTGTATAATGTTCAAAGTAATAAGTCGGCTGACTGTAGTCATTGAGGTAGTAAAAACATTCATAAATGTGATTTAAACACTCAGCTTTACCGTAATACAACTTGGCTCCAAAGTCTCTacaattcccacaatgcaacgtgATTGTCTTTTATTCGCTATTGCAAGAAGTATACTAAGAAAACTGCTTTTATCTGAAGTTTACTATCTATATGGCGTAGAAGCACATATGCAGAGCTATTGAGGAGGAACTAGGTGACCGTAGACATTGAAggacattgtttttattgaatattaAGTGCAACGCTTCATTCAGAACTTTGACTTAAACATTCTAGATCAACATTCacagcttttcttcttcttcctgtatGAATATTAATTGTGTCCAAACCTGCTTTTCCTGCCCGTTTACAGATGAAGGCACAGCTCCACTAATATTAACATCACTGTTAGTACTGTGAGACAGCTTAAGACTGTTTCACACTTTTGTGATTGAAAACATTTCCAATAACCGTGTAAAGTCCAAGAGACAAGAATACATCTGTTTATTTCCACAATTCATTCAAGggtttaaataatgaaatagttttgctttttcttttcttttttctacccAACTGATGTAACCAGCGTGTCTGACAAAGGGAGAAGTGGGTAGTGTAGTCAGCAAATGGTAACGTCTGAGCGGGCAGGAGGCCGCGCCGCGCAAAGCTCGATTGACACGCGATGTGAAAGCCTGCGTTGATGACGGCTCGACACCTAATGCATATGTCAAACCGGCTGAAAGGATCTCGTGTGGACCACGGATATAAAACGGTAGTTCTCAGATTGCGTCACACCTGGCAGGAGAACTGCCATCCTACCTGGGGTGCTGTGACGGTTGTCCTGGTTACCAACCGGGGAGGCGGGCATCACCTTTGCACCCCTCAGTACATGAGATCTGGGTTTCTACACGTCTTTCGGCTGAAAGTGAACTCTCGGCTACCAAGTGACCGACAAGCTTGAGTTGGAGCTCAAGCCAATCAAGTGGAAACTAAACGTCTGTGTTGACAACAACGGGAAGTGTTCGGCCTTTTCTCCTAATTTGTATTCCGTGATATCTAAGGGCAGAAACTGACGGGCCGAAAGCAAAGCAAAGCCCTCGTAGGTCAACTTGTATAAACGTTGCGTCCCGTGTGTCTGAGCTGATCATTTAGGATTTCGTCATGAAAGGTGTTTCTTACCAGGCCGTTCAGATATTTGGACTCGGGCAAAAGAGCAGACTGGTGTGAGTTACTTCAACAGCACGGTAGATAAGATTTCAACTCCTCATTGTAATTCTATAAGAACATGTgactccccacccctccccccccgtaaATATAAGGCCGTAGTATGTACTCCTCACACTGTGGTGGGCTTTAGGACAATGACGCCGCCATCAGTAAGAGCCTTAAAAATGACCCCATAGTTAAATCAACAGCTCTGAATGTTTCTCAGTCAACACTGGGAAGTTAAAGGACATTATCTGGGTTATTTAGGCTAATGGCGTAAGTCACACAGGCAACGTTTAATACGGAATAGATACCTTTCCTTAACTAGGTTGACTCTTTGGTCGTCCTTTACTGGTTGTAGTTGGCGCCGGCCAACTAGAGGTCATAGTTCACTCCCCTTTACCCATTGGGGTGGTGCTGCTAATTATGGTTCAATTCATCGCTTAGCGATTCCGAAGCTATCCAGGTAGCGTTCCGTTCATCGTCTCATcagtccctctgctgctgccacaGTGGTGACGATGCAGCTGCAGTCACTCAGGGTTCCTCCCCGCCATGAAATGCACCCCGGctgcttccctttttttttttttttgcctctgctGTCACTTTTCCTTCCGCGCTCTGCCGCAGCACCAATGCAAACCTACAGATTACGTAGCCCACCTACTGGAGgagctaaaccccccccccctccccacactctCATGATGGTCGTTCACCGAGCGTGTGACGGAGCACGGGAGAGCGAAAGCCGTCCGTGCGTAACGCCACCGACTGAAGGGAGACTCCGGtcgagagatggagaggggggtggggggggagtgtgAGAGTACGTCGCCGGCCCGACAGCGGAAAGAAAAGACAACGTTGCTGAACGAGGCAGCAACGCGCTCTTCCCTccaatcccccccaccccccgtcctcctcctcctcctctgcgcgCCACTCACCCCACCAACCTGCAGCCTTTCACCGGACACACAGTAAATGAGTTGTGTTGAAATCTGGGTCTTGTGATGGAGTGTGCGACCATATGGCCCTAGAAGGCAGCGAGGCGTGGGGGTaaaatgcgtgtgtgtgagagagagaaaaagagagcgtTTCTCGGGGTAGAgttcatggacacacacagacacacaatccaGTTAGGCATTTCCAGCTCAGGCCTGTGGTTTTGTGGTTGCCGACCACGTGGCCTTTGTTGCCTCGGCGCCGTCATGGCCGCATTCCCGGTGAGATTGGTGCAAGCTGACGGCCGGTTCCAGCGGGGAACACAAACTCCCCCTTTGTTGTCTCAATCTCGCCGCTTGCGACACACCGTGTTCTCGTTAAGTAGACGAGAAAGAAGGCGTCCCTTTTAAAGCTGGTCCTTCCGTCCAGCAGGAAGTAAAAGGCGACGCGTTCTGCGGCGTGCACGTGGTCTCAGTGGGGTCCCACTTGTGTCGACCAGGCCCGTTGGCTTAGTGACAACGTGTCCAATGCATAAGTGCTGTCAAACAAATCCCTGGGTTCACACtaatttgtgtgtgcgtgtgtgtgtgtgtacttgccATGAGGGCCGTCTTGACCTGAACTTTAGTCAGTTGCCCAATTTCTATTCATTCCCGTTGCTCTCTTTTAAAGTGAGCCACATTCGCCGATGAACATGCTGCTTTTTATCTCAacgcccctccacccctccctaaTTCCACTATAACAACCTAGATAACGGGCCGTCCTGCTGGGCGAAGACAGTCCGGAAGTCTCTACCACATCAGTTATAATCAAAGTACTGATGTAAGATGTCGCGTACTGGCCAGACATCTTTAAATGGTTACGTGTGCAGCAGGGTCTCTGCGTGGTTTGTGTACCTGATGTTGGGACACAGTTTTCTGGCCTCATTCATTGgttgatttttttcctttcttttttgttttgatggtaaaaTGAGTTGATACAAACCACAAGAAAAGGCTCGAGTAAGCGGAGTGACTGAGTCCCACCAGATGAGACGACGGTTGCTCGTGTGTTGTGTCTCCACCGTTGTGTGGTTTGGTGATGAGTGGGTGCGAACCCGGCGCGCAAAGTGCGGTGAAAAGCGGAAACAGCGGCGTGTGAAAGGCCCTCGCTGAGTGCTTCGGCATGAACTGCATGTTTTATCGGGTTTCAAAGCCGATTACTGTCCGTGCTGCAGAGTCGGAGAACAGAAAGCAGCAAttcatagtttgaacaaattgGTGTTTATAATCCAACGTCCTGTTCGAAATGGCCAGAaatccttcttttttcttttttcgtccCACAGAACATTGGTCAATGAGTTTTTAAAGTTACTGTTTAACACATTGACTTGTGGGTATACTTctaaggtgtgtgtgggtgtgtgttctCCTCTGTCACATGCTGTTTATAGACGAGGAGGGCCGAGGCCCGGCACTGCTAATCCCACGAGGTTACACTCGACTGCCCGTGTGGTTCACCTGAGGGGACGCGTTTCCCCAAAGCGTGACCCACGTTCATCAGGTTTCACTTGCGAAATAAATTCCGATGCTGTACTTGGAGGCAGCTCACTGCAGCGTGCTAACCGGCTCAAACAGGCAATGCTAACATGTTCACGTTTAGCCGGCGTAGGGTTGACCATCTTAGCCATAACACTGGCCCGCCGGCGccacgttgccatggtgaccatGGCTATAAACATCTCTATCTCCACGTGATATTCGCAGCTGCAGTGTATCAACTGTCCACCTATGGCTTGTATCACTTTGTATAACTTTCTCTCTGAacctttttgtgtctttttctcagACTGGTGTCCTCCATCCATGCCGTCATGGCAACCACGGTGGGAGTCATCGTTGTGTCATCATGCCGGGAGAGCGTCATTAACGCCAGGTTCGATAActaattgtgtttatttgtgttttcactttcgcgcaacttttttttatttttttaaaccaattcaGCGGCAAGTCAAACGTTAACTTGGGAGACGATTTGTCCGCCTGTCAGTCAGTGTTCTCTTTATTAAAACTAGGCGGGGCTTGCGTTTGCGCCTGTTGTTCTCGGCTGGACAGAGAAaataagcagaaaaaaacagtagaAGGACCAGTTTAATATGTGCCCTATTTACTTGTTAAATAAGGGCCGAGGTGGCTCGTCTTATGCTGGTGATTTCTTCCTGTCTGTTTTGGAAACAGTTGTGTAGAGACCTCCCACACTTTATCCCACAGTGGTTCCTCATTGCTTGCACAATTATGTATTTACAGTCTGGCAAAACAActgtcctttattttttttaaatatattttcaatatatatatttattcttttcaatgactgttttatttgtttcctcGAGCTCTGGCTACACATCAGCACCCCGGTAGCAAGTTAGCACAGCGTTCGCCTCCCATTGCCGTTTTGGGAGGTGTggtgctaagctaatgctagcgTTATAATCCTACCGAGTGCTCGGGCAGGCCCAGTTTTCGGGGCAGCTAAtctccagaacccccccccctcccctcccctcccctccaccgaCTGGGCTTAATTCCTCCACAGCGCTGCTCAGTTCTGCCGTCCGATGACGCGTACGGCGGCCCGGGGGCTTATGGGACACATGGTCCGGTGTCAGACCCACGGACACTCTAATACTCTGTCACAATCTGTGCCTTTTTTTAGCCTTCACTGCCTCTGTGACAGtaactttttgaaaaacatcCCCCTACTTGGGCTGGAGCTTCATGTCAGTCCGTGTTAACACAAGGAGCGTTTAGTTATCCGTGTTTTCCTCCGTGAACGCTACGGTGACCTGTACCTAACCTCTTGGTTGGCCGTGATTATTTTCTTCCTAataatatatgtgtatgtaattatatttttattctatACAAATCTCTGTATGTGTAAGGTGTGTACCTGGTTAAACGTGTTCCATCCGTATAGCTGCTGTGCGCGTATTTATATGgagaattttttctttttttgtcctcaCAAAAATAGCCGTTAGCCGTATTTTCCCATTGCCTTTATACAGAAAATATACACGCGAGCAAATCGCCTCGCGCAGTCTCAGTGGTTCGTTGTGCCCGACTGctcttcatccctccatccactgACCTTAAGAGCTGAAAAGCctggtcagaggtcagaggtcagtggcTCAGCTCTGCTTTGCTGCGTGCTGTCCACATAATTCACCATCACGGTAACCGGGGCTCATTAGAAGGCTGCAGCCACCCGGCTCGTTTGTTACACTGCACTTCCTTCCTTCCGCCCTAAAGccggtgtgtgtctgcgtgagagagagacgaggcCGACGGGTAAACCACTTTCTGCGTGTTCACCATTTATCGACTTCTCAACGAGATGGCGTATTTGGGCCTGCTAACTTTGTCCGAGAAGATTCTGGTCAGAATAAATAAAGCCGtgttgtcgttttttttcttttttcctccctcctcaggCACTGGCTGGCCACCTACTTCATCGTCTGGTACGGCGTGCCCTACATGACGTACGACATCTTCGCCATGTACCTCAGCCACTACCACCGCTTCCACGTCAAAGGGCACGAGAGCTACAAGCGGCATTCGCTGAGGACCGTCAACTCCTTCGTCCGCCGCGAGTTCCTGCTGGTGTTGCATCACATCGCCCTGCTCACCATCCTGCTGCCCGTCACGCTGGTGAGGAGAGGCGCAGGCGGCGTGGGCCAGAGCTTGTTGTCAGTAGTCAGGGCGGATAATTAAGAGCGTGAAAGCGCCGcgaggtcaggggtcagtcGCCTGAGGTGTTGGCGGCAAAGCGACTAGTAGCACGGACCGCCGCCTCGTTACCGCACCCGTCACGGGTCTCAAGGGTTAACAATATAGGAAACATGACCAAAAAATGTGCAGTTTATAATGCGATGGGGGGGAAAAGGTCCATGAACCTTGTCCAGAAAATGTCTGACTTTGTAGAGTTAAATGCTTCAGTTTCCATCTCACTGAGGACGGTCAGAATTGGGAAGCTATTTACTGTTCCTGGAGATGGATAATGGACAACATTGCATTTTGGGTAAATATAATTGccgctgttctgtttttttctttcttttttttttctttactttttcttACAGACCAAATCCATTAGTctcattgcgtgtgtgtgtgtgagcaaacaACAATGGCGCCGACGACGCTATACAGTTGGGAGAAGTCACGTGTTCTGTCCGTTGCCAGTAATGCGCCGTTAGTTCCCGCTGTGAGGCGGTGCGTTGTTCTCAGATCAATCCTCTCTTTGAGCTGCATCATCTCCTAATGATTACTTAAGTGGCAACAATAAAAGCGGCCCGGTGCTCACTGCTATGTTTTACCAAACTAGTACATTAGTGTGCAAAACACGATAATCCAGCTGGTTCTGCAAACATCTGTCATCTCGCTGCGCTGTGGGATGTTACCGTGGACTGCCACTCCGGTTGGTGCAGTAGAAAGGAACACTCGCTGGTTTACTGCATAGTCCGTTTCACTTGGGCAGTTCAGGAAAGGAAATGGAGCAACTATTGATTACGTTCCTGGAACAATTGGCGAGAAATCATTTTGGTTCCTTGGCGTCGTTGAATTGTGAGCGTTGCAAAGGGACGGATGGAGAAACGCCGGATGAAAGATGCAGCTGGTTTCTTTGCGATTGTTGGTGGAATGTCGGAGGGGAAAAAGGCCGCCGGCCAAAGATCTCGATgttggatgaaaaaaggaaaaggtgatTTGTGTGGATGGATATACAGTCAGGGAGAAGCACTGTGGACCATGAAGACTTACAGCGCGGGTTTGAACTGCAAATTGGAAACCTACTGAACTGTCCCACGAACACAATTTGAGTTCATAATGGTGCTGCCGGTTTTCTGACTCCCTCCGATGGGTTCAGTGTCGGTCAGAATGGAAGCCAATTAACACCGCGATACGGTCACGGAGGACCTTTCCCTTTCTGCAGCCGGCCCGTGGCACCGGCACCCTGCTCTCCGCGGAGGACCCAGGTTAGCAGTGCCAGGGGCAGCTGAGACCCGGCTCACATAACCCTCCATTATTCAGCCCCCGTCATTGTCAACTGCCTCCTCTTGTTCCCGCACTCGTCAGCTTTGTGCCACTCCGATAGGCCACACGAGccgggtggcggggggggggggggggggtcgagcagCCGGCCTGTTGAAAGTCTCTATAGTACTTTATGTTTGGAGAACTTGTGGtgctctaaatgtttgaattggccctttttttgcagatgacaccTGGACATGTTGCAGGATGGCAGATAGTTTCCCAATTGCTTTGCTTGAAAAGTGCTTATAAGTAGAAACTGTGGTATTTGTCTCCCACTGCAGTTATTGGATTTAGAGGGAAGCGGCCGTCTCAGAAGCCTCGTGTCAAGTGTCATGCGAGAGCTTTCCGCAGCGTGAGCATGTTTGAATGTTTGGCGGATAAAACGTGGTTTAAGTTCGACCCGCGGTGTGAAGTTTCCCTCTGTGCCCTCGATCCTTCTTTCATGGACAgatggcgggaggggggggggtcacgtccCGAGCCCATCATGCTTTATTCATCGCGCAGCTACCAGTCAGCGCTCGCCTTTTGTCTCTTTAGCCGTCCAGACTGACTCACCTATTTTCGGATGGCCTCTCTGACTACGCAGCACTGTGCCGCTGGGCGGTATTTTGAAAGCTTCATTCATTAATTATGCACAGGACATGGCtgcctacccccccccccccctccccacccgctGTGGCTCGCCGCACGCtgcccctttttttttggttgccgTGTTGAAGTTGTAGTAGAATGGGGCGGTTGTGGCGTTGTACTAAAGGAGCGTGTAGATTACCAACAGACCGCTAAAGGATGTCGCTCTCGAATCGAATCCACCTGAATGTATTTCTGGATCGGAGCATCCTCGCCTGCGCACGAGTACCGGACTTActgttgctttgtttgttgctaATGACACTACAAAACCCACGTTGACCTTTTGACGACttggaaaaacaaagattttatAGTTCAACTGACTTGTCGAGTTCGATGTGTGATCTTCTTTGCCTGTGATTGGAGGACACGAGTGGAGTTCTccgccccttttttttttgtctccaggTGATCCTGCTCAACTCGTAAAGCCGGGAAATACCACACAACCTCGTCAGCTTTgcaagctgtgtgtgttgtcgtGGTTACCAGTGACTGGTGAATGCATCAGTTACCAATAACAAGTTAGGCCAGCAGCACTTTGGTTACCAACCTGAGCGCGTTGCCGGTGAGCGGCTGAATTGAGACACCCCCCACTGGACGGTTGGTAGGCGACGGGACGACAGGGATCCGCTTTCATCCTGACTTTGCACAGCGCTCGTTGCAACGTCCCTCTGCAGCCTGCAGATTCCTTTTTAAGGAAAGATATGATGTGGCTTCAGCTGCGTCCCAGTGAGGCCTCCCAGGTGCTGCTGTCCACTGATAACTGAGGAGAAGCTGCCCTGCCATGAACGACCAACACACAAACGTcaaaaaatatcataaataacCCTCAGATTTCAACCTTGGGATACATAATGTTTTTCAAACCTTGATAAATGCGTCTCTTTTTCAAACCTGTCTCGCCACATTTCCACTGAGAGCGCTGCAGAGTTGTCCTTGAATGTCAGCTGTGTGCTTTTCTGCTCGTGTTTGTTTGCTCACTGCGTGTGCTCTGTTTGTCTGTCCCCTCAGTTCTTCAGAAGGGACCAGGGGGATTTCTTCGTCGGCTGTTTGTTTCTAACGGAGCTCAGCACGCCCTTCGTCTCCCTGGGGAAGATACTTATTCAGGTGAGACCGGGAAGTCGCCCGCCTGCTGTGGACTGCGCGCtgtccctgttttttttacGGCGGCCACTGGTTTTGGGAAGGCGCAGAGTCTGCACGTTAAGAACGGCCACAGTTACTTTGTCAGAAAGGTCAACAAGCGTTCCCAACGGAGCCGTCTAGAATCAATCCACGCCATCGGTGATCGGGCGTCTCGCCCCGTTCAGAAAAACCCGAGGAGCTTCGTTTCAGCTCGTCACTGTCCCATCAATAATTAAGGTGCACGGCTCCCCCtcaccaaaaaaaagacaagtcaGTGGCATTCAGCTGAGGAGCCctggcgctctctctctctctctctctctctcgcacattAATGGTGGTCAAGGCCTCCCTTAGTCATCCCCCCCATGCTCCGCCCCCTTTTAAATCCTGCGCCGTAGTGGGCCACTCGCCGCGTGTTTTTGGTGAAGCCGTGATCAAAGAACCGAAGAGGACTCAGGGTGACACCTGGTGTCtgcggaggtgggggggctgctcGTCTACGCCGCCCGCGTTGActcccggcccggcccggcccggcccggggGCCCATCCAGCCTTTCAGCGGCGGTCTGAAGAGATGGAGCCCAGGAAGATCTCCGAGAAATCCGCAGTATGGTGTTTCAGGACGGGAAAGCTGGTCTCCCCGAATCCCAGCTGACTCTTGTGATTTGATGTGTCAGCCCGTTTCAGGATGACTCATCCGGAATATTTCACAAGACGAGGGACTTTGTTATATTTTGACGGAATCCAAGAGATAACTGCACAATTAAACAATGAACCCGTTTTAATTCTAGTACAGCCCCTTTACCGTGTTGTCATACTttgacctcctctctcctcctcctccagctcagccTCCAGGAATGCTGGCTGCACAAGGCCAACGGCGGCATGGtcctcctcaccttcttccTGTTCCGCATCGCCCTCTTCCCCTACATGTACTGGGTGTACGGCCGCCACTACGGCATCCCGCTCTACAGCGTGCCCTTCCACCTGCCGCTGTCCGCCAACCTGGGCAACACCTGCATCCTGGGGCCGCAGGTCTACTGGTTCGTCCTCCTCTGCCGAAAGGGCTGGCGTCTCTACCGGCGCGGCCGGGCGCCGCCGGACTCTCCCCCCGCGCCCGCCGTCACGGACAATGCGAAGGAGGATTGATATCCGGGTTCACCtgtttggttttcttcttcttcttcttttgcccGCTCACTCAGCTACTAACGCAACTACTTCTGCAGAAAGGCACTAGTTTTGACATTTCGAAGCGGcgtcccccggcccccccccaatccccctCCCCGTCATTCTTCTGTAGTGTACCAGGACTGCCTGCTGTTCGCACACTTTAAATCCTCTGTTACAAAATCTGCTGCCTACGTGGACCTCACGCACCGATACAGCCCTACTACTGACGTCTGATgatttgcttcttctttttgagGGGGTGTCGGGGGGGTCGGCTCTTGCCTGGATCTTGTTGCTACACTGCATCCGTTGACATTTACCACACtggagaagagtttttttttttttttttttttttgtggcttcaCATAGAGAGTTTTTAAAAAAGCGGCAGAAAGTGAAGAAGAGAcgcgcccccccaccctgcgccccccccaccaccactccTACCGTGTTTACAGCCTCCGCTGACTTGGTCTgttacagtgtttgtgtgagtggctGCTGCGATAGGTTCTATTTATTGGTATAATAATTTTGCTGTGAAAGGTTGGCTGGTTGCGGCTCACCGATcaggccgacggggggggggggcaggggcacgggggggtgggg
This window harbors:
- the tlcd3a gene encoding ceramide synthase, producing the protein MLQVLACGAVVFPGLFFAFRKILPCVFKYWSDADVVLVSERLVSSIHAVMATTVGVIVVSSCRESVINARHWLATYFIVWYGVPYMTYDIFAMYLSHYHRFHVKGHESYKRHSLRTVNSFVRREFLLVLHHIALLTILLPVTLFFRRDQGDFFVGCLFLTELSTPFVSLGKILIQLSLQECWLHKANGGMVLLTFFLFRIALFPYMYWVYGRHYGIPLYSVPFHLPLSANLGNTCILGPQVYWFVLLCRKGWRLYRRGRAPPDSPPAPAVTDNAKED